The following are encoded together in the Pectobacterium wasabiae CFBP 3304 genome:
- a CDS encoding APC family permease: MNTHQLKKNSLGLWSLVFFVVAAASPLTGVVGGLPVAISAGNGAGIPAVYLMAGGILLIFSFGYIAMSRYVTNAGAFYSYITLGLGRRAGFSALSVALLAYFAIQIAVVAMFGFFSSMYLQEHLGIDLPWWLYSVAMLLLMCLLGIESVEVGGRVLGVLMLMEVGIMLVVDIAVLLSHDTPSLTLEAFSPSVINQGSLGIALIFSIAAFIGFESTAIYGEECRNPEKTIPRATLAAVILIMLFFAFTSWMMVQAYGVDQVRQQAINDPGRFIFNVSNALVGKWSEQMISLLLITSLFAAAQAFHNNISRYLFSIGRDGVLSPKLAQVSKNKGTPYVASIVQTIVVLGVLCMMVVADLDPMMQIFALGSAIATMAILLLQVGVSLAVIRFFQRETQHPVPAWSRLWAPIISTVAMLSALIMVVRNVDVLSGSSSQIVSLLPWGVFGIAVLGYLSASRIRIPSPQENML, from the coding sequence ATGAATACGCATCAATTGAAAAAGAACAGCCTGGGGCTGTGGTCGTTGGTCTTCTTTGTTGTTGCCGCTGCTTCGCCGCTCACCGGCGTGGTCGGCGGTTTGCCGGTGGCGATCTCCGCAGGCAACGGGGCAGGTATTCCTGCTGTGTACCTGATGGCGGGCGGCATACTGCTGATTTTCTCTTTTGGCTACATCGCCATGAGCCGCTATGTGACCAATGCTGGCGCATTTTACAGTTACATCACGCTGGGATTGGGGCGTCGTGCGGGGTTTAGTGCTTTATCCGTCGCGCTGCTGGCCTATTTCGCTATTCAGATCGCGGTGGTCGCGATGTTTGGTTTCTTCAGCAGCATGTATCTACAGGAGCACCTTGGTATCGATCTGCCGTGGTGGCTCTATAGCGTAGCGATGTTGTTGCTGATGTGCTTATTGGGGATTGAGAGTGTGGAGGTCGGCGGGCGGGTGCTCGGCGTACTGATGTTGATGGAAGTGGGCATCATGCTGGTGGTGGATATTGCGGTGCTGCTGTCCCACGACACTCCCTCGCTCACGTTAGAGGCGTTTTCGCCAAGCGTGATTAATCAGGGCAGCCTTGGCATTGCGCTAATTTTTAGTATCGCTGCTTTTATCGGGTTTGAATCCACGGCGATCTACGGTGAAGAGTGCCGCAACCCTGAGAAAACCATTCCCCGTGCGACGCTGGCCGCGGTGATATTAATTATGCTGTTCTTTGCCTTCACCAGTTGGATGATGGTGCAAGCCTACGGGGTGGATCAGGTTCGGCAGCAGGCGATTAACGATCCTGGACGCTTTATTTTTAACGTATCGAACGCGCTGGTGGGGAAATGGTCTGAGCAGATGATATCGCTGCTGTTGATCACCAGCCTGTTTGCAGCGGCTCAGGCGTTTCACAATAACATCTCACGTTATCTGTTTAGCATTGGGAGAGATGGTGTGCTGTCCCCCAAATTGGCGCAGGTGAGTAAAAATAAAGGCACGCCCTACGTGGCAAGCATCGTGCAGACGATCGTTGTGTTGGGCGTACTGTGTATGATGGTGGTGGCGGATCTCGATCCGATGATGCAGATCTTCGCGTTAGGATCGGCGATCGCGACGATGGCGATCCTGCTGCTTCAGGTCGGTGTGTCGCTGGCCGTTATTCGCTTCTTCCAACGTGAAACGCAGCATCCGGTCCCGGCATGGAGCCGTCTGTGGGCACCGATTATCTCGACGGTAGCGATGCTCTCGGCGCTGATTATGGTCGTCAGAAACGTTGATGTTCTGAGCGGTTCATCATCCCAGATCGTTTCGCTGCTGCCCTGGGGCGTGTTCGGTATTGCCGTATTGGGCTATCTGTCCGCTAGTCGTATCCGCATTCCATCGCCGCAGGAAAATATGCTGTAG
- a CDS encoding DUF2645 family protein codes for MLKKNYTYNIYFYAYSLLCVFLIDAFSSTKPGWMFGNTSLETFCETPRNGADAFLNFIIIPLSIPFILVKRTPPKIITYLAILLYYSGSFYTRISICPYK; via the coding sequence ATGTTGAAAAAAAACTATACCTACAATATCTACTTTTATGCTTATTCCCTATTGTGTGTTTTTTTAATTGATGCGTTCTCCTCAACAAAACCTGGATGGATGTTTGGCAACACTTCGCTTGAGACGTTCTGCGAAACGCCAAGAAATGGTGCTGATGCTTTTTTAAATTTCATCATTATTCCTTTATCCATCCCTTTTATTTTGGTTAAACGGACTCCACCAAAAATCATTACTTACCTTGCTATTTTACTGTATTACTCAGGTAGCTTTTATACGCGAATTAGCATCTGTCCGTACAAGTAA
- a CDS encoding DUF2645 family protein produces the protein MLRKNSFIYNIYFYTYASLCIFLINAFSTIEYEWMIDGDSIEDLCEVPKADADGFFSIIIVPLSIPFLLVKRTPPRIITYLAILIYHSYRFYTRISLCQIAY, from the coding sequence ATGTTAAGAAAAAACAGTTTTATTTATAATATATATTTTTATACATATGCTTCCTTATGCATTTTTTTAATCAATGCTTTTTCTACCATCGAATATGAATGGATGATAGATGGCGACTCAATTGAAGACCTCTGTGAAGTGCCAAAGGCTGATGCCGATGGTTTCTTCAGCATTATCATTGTTCCTTTATCTATTCCTTTTCTTCTGGTCAAACGAACGCCGCCAAGAATCATTACTTATCTTGCTATCCTTATATATCATTCATACCGTTTCTATACACGAATTAGCCTCTGTCAAATCGCTTATTAA
- a CDS encoding DUF2645 family protein, giving the protein MPSYSKTTYNITFYLYSFLCAMIILITSIRDYEGMVDGVEIRNLCEIPEGDSDGFFAFIIIPLSIPFFFLKRSIARTMTYIIILFYYLWSFFIRFNFC; this is encoded by the coding sequence ATGCCAAGCTATAGCAAAACCACTTACAACATTACATTTTATCTTTACTCATTTCTCTGCGCTATGATCATATTGATCACATCAATAAGAGATTACGAAGGGATGGTCGATGGGGTAGAAATAAGAAATCTCTGTGAGATACCAGAAGGAGATTCTGATGGGTTCTTTGCATTTATCATTATCCCATTATCTATCCCATTCTTCTTTTTAAAAAGGAGCATAGCCAGAACAATGACTTATATTATTATTCTATTTTATTATTTATGGAGTTTTTTTATTCGATTTAATTTTTGCTAA